The sequence below is a genomic window from Paenibacillus silvisoli.
TCTCGCGCAGCACGTCAACAACTTGGATTACGCGCTGAAGCGCCGTTACATGCTGGATGAGCTGGGCGCGGAAGAGAAAGCCGCGTTGAAAGGACTGCTCGTTTCGCACAATCCGGAGTGGTGGGAACGCTCCCCGGATAAGCTGAAGGATGCGTTGAACGTTTAATAGTAGTGAGTGGATAGAGCCGCTTTTACGAGCCCTTAGCAGGGAGGTGAAAGCGGCTTTATTTTTTCTATTGAAGTCCCTCTTGGTTGTGGTATAGTCGTAAGACGGAACGTTTGTTCTAAATTCAGGAGGAGTTGGCATGAAAAGGGATCCATCGCGCGAGTCGCGCAAGCACTACTCGGACCTGCTCCGGCGTTATCTGCTCCCGCAGAAGCGGACGCTGTCCGGCCTTGCCGTACTGCTGGTGCTATCGATCGGCCTGCAGCTCGTCAATCCGCAAATTATTCGTTTCTTCATTGATACCGCGCAAGCGGAGGGGGACCTCCAGCCGCTTCTCGTCGCGGCCTTATTGTTTATCGGCTTCTCGCTCGCGCAAGGCGCGATATCCGTAGGCGCTTCTTACGTCAGCGAAAATCTCGGCTGGAAAACGACGAACGTGCTGCGCGGCGATTTGGCGGCGCACTGCTTGTCGCTCGATATGCCGTTTCATAAGTCGCAAACGTCGGGCGCCATTATCGAACGGGTGGACGGCGACGTGAATGCGCTGGCGAACTTTTTCTCGAGCATGATCATTCATCTGGTCGGCAATTTTTTGCTGATGGTCGGCATTCTGTTTCTGTTGTTTAAGGAGAATTGGCTGATCGGGGCGGGCATGACGGTGTTCGTCGGCGCGGCGATCTTCATTATACAGCGGATTCGCCGGCTCGCTTCGCCGCTCTGGAAGGAGTGGCGTCAGGCAAACGCCGAAATGTACGGGTTCATCGGCGAGCAGCTGGAAGGGACGGAGGATATTCGCGCGAACGGCGCATCCGTCTTCGTGATGAACCGGTTTTACGGCATGCTGCAAAAGATGCTTCCTATGCGCGTCAAAGCGTTTCTCGGCTTCGGATCGATGTGGGGGACGACGATCATCCTGTTCGCGCTGGGCAACGCGATGGCGTTCGCGATCAGCGCGTATTTATGGAAGGCGGGCTCGATTTCGCTTGGCACCGTGTACTTGATTTTCTATTACACGGAGCTGCTGACGAAGCCGATCGAGAAAATCCGCACGCAAATCGAGGATTTGCAAAAGGCGGACGCGAGCATCTCCCGCATCCGGGCGCTGCTCGATACGCGCTCGTCGATCGCCGACGGTCCGGGGGCTGCGCTCCCGCAAGACGCGCTTGGCGTGCGGTTCGACGACGTCACCTTCCGCTACGAGGACGGCACGGGCGAGCCGACGCTGGATTCGCTCCGGCTGGAGCTGAAGCCCGGCGAGGTGCTCGGCCTGCTCGGCCGGACGGGGAGCGGCAAGTCGACGCTCGCGCGGCTGCTTCTGCGGTTCTACGATCCGCAGGAGGGCGCGGTGCTGCTCGGCGGAACGGACATCCGCGAGCTGAAGCTGAGCCAGCTTCGCAAACGGGTCGCGCTGGTGACGCAAAACATCGAAATCATGGAAGGCTCCATCCGGGACAACTTGACCTTCTACGACGCGTCCATCCCGGAATCTCGCATCGTCGCGGTGCTGGATCAGCTTGGATTGACGAGCTGGTATGAATCGATGCCGGAGGGACTGGATACGAAGCTGGCCTCCGGGGGCGGCAGCCTGTCCGCCGGCGAAGCGCAGCTGCTGGCGTTCGCCCGCGTGTTTCTGACGAATCCGGGGCTCGTCATTATGGATGAAGCGTCGTCGCGGCTCGACCCGTTGACGGAGCAGCGGATCGAGCAGGCAATCAGCACGCTGCTGGCCGAACGCTCTTGCATCATCATCGCTCACCGGCTCGCAACCGTGCAGCGCGCCGATCAGATTCTTATCTTGGAGAACGGCCGCGTCATCGAGTCCGGAAGAAGAACGGAGCTCGCGGCAGACCCCGGCTCTCGCTTCAGCAGCATGCTGGCGACAGGGCTTGAGGAGGTGCTTGCATGACGACCTTGCAGTTTTTGCTTCGACTAATCACGTACCGGAAGGGATTCTATATCGCCAATGCCGCAATGTGGACGGTCATTTATTTGGTGCCGATCGCGCCAGGATTGATTACGAAGGAATTTTTCGACTCGCTTACCGGCGATGATGTGCTGAAACTAGGTACCTGGGGCATTATCGCGCTGCTGGTCGGCGCCGCTTTAGGCCGCGTCATGCTCATTATTATGGGCTTCATGACCGACGTGCATTTCCGCTTCCGGATGGGCATGATGCTCCGCCGCAACCTGCTGCAGCATGTGCTGAAGCAGCCGGGCGCGCGGGCGATTCCCGTCTCGCCGGGCGAGGCGATCAGCCATTTCCGCGATGACGTGGACCAGACGGAGGAGGCGGCCAGCTGGTCGGTCGACGTGTTCGGCCTTACCTGCTTCGCGGCGGTATCGAGCTATATTCTGATCGGCATCGACGTGCAGATGACGCTGCTCGTGTTTCTGCCGCTCGTCTTCGTCGTGACGGCGGCGCAGCTGGCGACCTCGCGGCTGCAGAAATACCGCGCGGCCAGCCGGGAAGCGACCTCCCGCGTGACGGGCGCGATCAGCGAAATGTTCGGCAACGTGCAGGCCATTCAGGTGGCCGGCGCGGAGGAGCGCGTCATCGAGCGGTTCCGCACCTTCAATGAAGAGCGGCGTAAGACGATGATCAAGGATAAGCTGATGGGCGAGGCGCTGGATTCGATTTTTACGAACTCGGTCAACTTCGGCATCGGCATCATCTTGCTGCTGGCCGGGCAGAAGATGCAGTCCGGCTCCTTCACGGTCGGCGATTTCTCGTTGTTCGTCTACTATTTAACCTTCGTCACGACGTTCATTACGAACGTGGGCAAGTTCATTACCCATTTCAAGCAGATGAGCGTGGCGCTGGAGCGGCTGACGTCGCTGCTGCAAGGCGCATCGGCCAAGGTTCTGACGCTGAAGGACGCGCTGCTGCTTCGCAAGGGCGAGCGGCTGCAGGCGAAGGATGCGACGGCGGAAGCTGTGCCGAAGGAGCGGCTCGACACGCTGTCGGTGACCGGCTTGACCTATCGCTTTCCGGAAACGGGCAGAGGGATCGAGGATGTGCGGCTGGAGCTGAAAGGCGGCTCGTTCACCGTCGTGACGGGCACGATCGGCTCCGGGAAAACGACGCTTGTCCGCACGCTGCTCGGCCTGCTGCCGAAGGAAGCCGGGACCATTCTGTGGAACGGGAAGGCGGTCGACGATCCGAGCACGTTCTTCGCGCCGCCGCATAGCGCGTATTCGGCGCAAATTCCGCGCATGTACAGCGATACGCTGCGCAACAATATTTTGCTGGGGCAGCGGGAGCAGGGGGATTCGCTGAATGGGGCGATCCATAATGCGGTGATGGAGTACGATATCGCGCATTTGCACCACGGCTTGGAGACGATGATCGGCCCGCGCGGCGTGAAGCTTTCCGGCGGTCAGATGCAGCGGACGGCGGCCGCGCGCATGCTCGTGCGCGACGCGCAGCTGTACGTGTTCGACGACTTGTCGAGCGCGCTTGACGTGGAGACGGAGCAGCGGCTGTGGGAGCGGTTGTTCCAAAGCCGGGGCGGCGCGACCTGTCTGGTCGTATCGCACCGCAAAGCGGCGCTGGCCCATGCCGATCATATCATCGTCATGAAGGATGGCCGCATCGAAGCGGAAGGGACGGCGGAGGAGCTGCTGCGCGCAAGCGCGACCTTCCAGGAGCTGTGGAGCGGGGACGAGCGGACG
It includes:
- a CDS encoding ABC transporter ATP-binding protein; translation: MKRDPSRESRKHYSDLLRRYLLPQKRTLSGLAVLLVLSIGLQLVNPQIIRFFIDTAQAEGDLQPLLVAALLFIGFSLAQGAISVGASYVSENLGWKTTNVLRGDLAAHCLSLDMPFHKSQTSGAIIERVDGDVNALANFFSSMIIHLVGNFLLMVGILFLLFKENWLIGAGMTVFVGAAIFIIQRIRRLASPLWKEWRQANAEMYGFIGEQLEGTEDIRANGASVFVMNRFYGMLQKMLPMRVKAFLGFGSMWGTTIILFALGNAMAFAISAYLWKAGSISLGTVYLIFYYTELLTKPIEKIRTQIEDLQKADASISRIRALLDTRSSIADGPGAALPQDALGVRFDDVTFRYEDGTGEPTLDSLRLELKPGEVLGLLGRTGSGKSTLARLLLRFYDPQEGAVLLGGTDIRELKLSQLRKRVALVTQNIEIMEGSIRDNLTFYDASIPESRIVAVLDQLGLTSWYESMPEGLDTKLASGGGSLSAGEAQLLAFARVFLTNPGLVIMDEASSRLDPLTEQRIEQAISTLLAERSCIIIAHRLATVQRADQILILENGRVIESGRRTELAADPGSRFSSMLATGLEEVLA
- a CDS encoding ABC transporter ATP-binding protein translates to MTTLQFLLRLITYRKGFYIANAAMWTVIYLVPIAPGLITKEFFDSLTGDDVLKLGTWGIIALLVGAALGRVMLIIMGFMTDVHFRFRMGMMLRRNLLQHVLKQPGARAIPVSPGEAISHFRDDVDQTEEAASWSVDVFGLTCFAAVSSYILIGIDVQMTLLVFLPLVFVVTAAQLATSRLQKYRAASREATSRVTGAISEMFGNVQAIQVAGAEERVIERFRTFNEERRKTMIKDKLMGEALDSIFTNSVNFGIGIILLLAGQKMQSGSFTVGDFSLFVYYLTFVTTFITNVGKFITHFKQMSVALERLTSLLQGASAKVLTLKDALLLRKGERLQAKDATAEAVPKERLDTLSVTGLTYRFPETGRGIEDVRLELKGGSFTVVTGTIGSGKTTLVRTLLGLLPKEAGTILWNGKAVDDPSTFFAPPHSAYSAQIPRMYSDTLRNNILLGQREQGDSLNGAIHNAVMEYDIAHLHHGLETMIGPRGVKLSGGQMQRTAAARMLVRDAQLYVFDDLSSALDVETEQRLWERLFQSRGGATCLVVSHRKAALAHADHIIVMKDGRIEAEGTAEELLRASATFQELWSGDERTADDGAAAAATTAGTVLQSRDAK